Proteins from a single region of Amycolatopsis sp. CA-230715:
- a CDS encoding DUF6801 domain-containing protein, translating to MTRRRTRLLALASAVAVAGVSFMASPAVAGAASAVVPATCPLPDGPAGVTTGLTATFPQTTGPGHAVEVSGAGAELVLPEPAVAALKAWGVTTFEGAVDGSLVVRQGTAAEEVALAPIKIPLTKLPASGEFRLPLDAAVPPVKATGGGDVTFEVTNLAPTLKLHAVRDKSLVEKDVSCTAEPGSPRKLATVGMLADDKAPGRIEPGAPQQPSARVALADDPPYNFPKTEPTGWLRYALWIDDSTTTIKKLGSQVKFGRGTFDSVVQIATSKVRGNFGLPPTSSYFVPFRITPATSDVEVVQTEEAVGSIQVKFPTSPVDITIKANVVVRNAKVDGVPLDVGPNCRTATPVNIHLKQEIDLRPPKSGGKPTPVSTTYEIPPFAGCQGSEDVSKLLTGLISGPDNPLTMTLNVRCTPADCPKN from the coding sequence GTGACTCGACGGCGCACCCGTCTGCTCGCGCTCGCTTCGGCGGTGGCCGTCGCGGGCGTTTCGTTCATGGCGAGTCCCGCGGTGGCGGGCGCGGCCAGCGCGGTGGTGCCCGCGACCTGCCCGCTGCCCGACGGGCCCGCCGGGGTCACGACCGGGCTCACCGCGACCTTTCCGCAAACGACGGGACCGGGCCACGCGGTCGAGGTCAGCGGTGCCGGTGCGGAACTGGTGCTGCCCGAACCGGCCGTGGCCGCACTGAAGGCGTGGGGAGTCACCACCTTCGAGGGCGCCGTCGACGGCTCGCTGGTCGTCCGGCAGGGGACCGCGGCCGAGGAGGTCGCGCTCGCGCCGATCAAGATCCCGCTCACCAAGCTGCCCGCGTCGGGGGAGTTCCGGCTGCCGCTCGACGCGGCCGTACCGCCGGTGAAGGCGACCGGTGGCGGTGACGTGACGTTCGAGGTCACCAACCTCGCGCCGACGCTGAAGCTGCACGCGGTGCGGGACAAGTCGCTCGTGGAGAAGGACGTTTCCTGTACCGCCGAGCCGGGTTCGCCGCGCAAGCTGGCCACGGTCGGCATGCTCGCGGACGACAAGGCGCCAGGCCGGATCGAACCCGGTGCGCCGCAGCAGCCCTCGGCGCGCGTCGCGCTCGCCGACGACCCGCCGTACAACTTCCCGAAGACCGAACCGACCGGATGGCTTCGCTACGCGCTCTGGATCGACGACAGCACCACCACGATCAAGAAGCTCGGCTCGCAGGTGAAGTTCGGCCGGGGCACGTTCGATTCGGTGGTCCAGATCGCCACTTCCAAGGTACGGGGCAACTTCGGTCTGCCGCCGACGTCGAGTTACTTCGTGCCGTTCCGGATCACCCCGGCCACCTCGGATGTCGAAGTCGTCCAGACGGAGGAAGCCGTCGGATCCATCCAGGTGAAGTTCCCGACCTCGCCGGTGGACATCACGATCAAGGCCAATGTCGTCGTCCGCAACGCGAAGGTCGACGGGGTCCCGCTCGACGTCGGGCCGAACTGCCGCACCGCGACCCCCGTGAATATCCACCTCAAGCAGGAAATCGACCTGCGTCCGCCGAAGAGCGGTGGGAAGCCGACCCCCGTGTCGACCACGTACGAGATCCCGCCGTTCGCGGGCTGCCAGGGGAGTGAGGACGTCAGCAAGCTGCTCACCGGTCTGATCTCCGGTCCGGACAACCCGTTGACGATGACGCTCAACGTCCGGTGTACCCCGGCGGACTGTCCCAAGAACTGA
- a CDS encoding ABC transporter ATP-binding protein codes for MGVEVTVEGLTKSFGRQLIWRDVTLTLPTGEVSVLLGPSGTGKSVFLKSLIGLLRPEQGRIIINGVDLCSCPERELYEIRKLFGVLFQDGALFGSMNLYDNVAFPLREHTKKSETEIRKIVLEKLEMTGLAGAEKKLPGEISGGMRKRAGLSRALVLDPGIILVDEPDSGLDPVRTAYISQLLIDLNAQLDATILIVTHNINVARTVPDNIGMLFRKDLVMFGPREVLLTSDEPVVKQFLSGSRLGPIGMSEEKDSATMAEEQALVDAGHHDGSTEDMRGVVPQIEPTPGLPFRDAVRRRKERVLRILHTLPPLAQHGILASLSREERAAYGIRPLATHRQPATEPGGPL; via the coding sequence ATGGGCGTCGAGGTGACGGTCGAAGGGCTGACCAAGTCTTTCGGCCGCCAGCTGATCTGGCGGGACGTGACGCTGACGTTGCCGACGGGCGAGGTCAGCGTGCTGCTCGGCCCGTCGGGCACCGGCAAGTCGGTGTTCCTGAAGTCGCTGATCGGGCTGCTCCGGCCCGAGCAGGGGCGGATCATCATCAACGGCGTCGATCTGTGCTCGTGCCCGGAACGCGAGCTGTACGAGATCAGGAAGCTGTTCGGGGTGCTGTTCCAGGACGGCGCGCTGTTCGGGTCGATGAACCTCTACGACAACGTGGCGTTCCCGTTGCGGGAGCACACGAAGAAGTCCGAGACCGAGATCCGCAAGATCGTGCTGGAAAAGCTCGAAATGACGGGCCTCGCCGGCGCGGAGAAGAAGCTGCCGGGCGAGATCTCGGGCGGGATGCGAAAACGCGCCGGGCTTTCGCGGGCGCTCGTGCTCGATCCCGGGATCATCCTGGTCGACGAGCCGGACTCCGGCCTCGACCCGGTCCGCACCGCCTACATCTCGCAGCTGCTGATCGACCTGAACGCCCAGCTGGACGCCACGATCCTGATCGTCACGCACAACATCAACGTCGCGCGGACCGTGCCGGACAACATCGGCATGCTCTTTCGCAAGGACCTGGTGATGTTCGGGCCGCGCGAGGTCCTGCTCACGAGCGACGAGCCGGTGGTCAAGCAGTTCCTCAGCGGCAGCAGGCTCGGCCCGATCGGCATGTCGGAGGAGAAGGACTCGGCGACGATGGCCGAAGAGCAGGCGCTCGTCGACGCCGGGCACCACGACGGGTCCACTGAGGACATGCGCGGGGTCGTGCCGCAGATCGAGCCGACGCCGGGGCTGCCGTTCCGGGACGCGGTGCGCCGCCGCAAGGAGCGGGTGCTGCGCATTCTGCACACGCTGCCGCCGCTGGCCCAGCACGGCATCCTCGCCAGCCTGAGCCGCGAGGAGCGGGCCGCCTACGGCATCCGTCCACTCGCGACACATCGCCAACCGGCCACCGAACCCGGGGGCCCGCTGTGA
- a CDS encoding MlaE family ABC transporter permease, translating into MAANGMREFGRMCAMALDVLVQLFRRPFQFREFVQQFWFIASVSITPAIMVSIPFGAVISLQLGGLTSQIGAQQFNGAASVLAVVQQASPIVTTLIIAGAGGSAICADLGARTIREEIDAMEVLGVSPIQRLVVPRVLAAILTSVALNGMVSVVGVVGGYFFNVVVQGGTPGAYLASFNALAQLPDLVISSIKALIFGFLAGVVAAYRGLHPKGGPKGVGDVVNQSVVITFLLLFFVNTVLTALYLQLVPAKGT; encoded by the coding sequence ATGGCGGCGAACGGGATGCGCGAATTCGGGCGCATGTGCGCGATGGCGCTCGACGTGCTGGTGCAGCTGTTCCGCCGCCCGTTCCAGTTCCGGGAGTTCGTGCAGCAGTTCTGGTTCATCGCCAGCGTGTCGATCACGCCGGCGATCATGGTGTCGATCCCGTTCGGCGCGGTCATATCGCTGCAGCTCGGGGGATTGACCAGCCAGATCGGCGCACAGCAGTTCAACGGCGCGGCGAGCGTGCTGGCGGTGGTCCAGCAGGCGAGCCCGATCGTGACCACGCTGATCATCGCGGGCGCGGGCGGCTCGGCCATCTGCGCCGATCTCGGTGCGCGCACCATCCGCGAGGAGATCGACGCGATGGAGGTGCTCGGCGTTTCGCCGATCCAGCGCCTCGTGGTGCCGAGGGTGCTCGCCGCGATCCTCACCTCGGTGGCGCTCAACGGAATGGTGAGCGTCGTCGGCGTGGTGGGCGGGTACTTCTTCAACGTGGTGGTGCAGGGCGGTACCCCCGGCGCCTACCTCGCCAGCTTCAACGCGCTGGCCCAGCTGCCCGATCTCGTGATCAGCTCGATCAAGGCCCTGATCTTCGGTTTCCTCGCCGGTGTGGTCGCCGCCTACCGCGGCCTCCACCCGAAGGGCGGGCCGAAGGGCGTCGGCGACGTGGTCAACCAATCGGTCGTGATCACGTTCCTGCTGCTGTTCTTCGTCAACACCGTGCTCACCGCGCTGTACCTGCAGCTCGTCCCGGCGAAGGGAACCTGA
- a CDS encoding MlaE family ABC transporter permease yields the protein MTSISERAKAGLKRPGNTLFNLGDQLLFYVRALAAVPLTVRRYFREVVRLLAEVTFGSGALAVIGGTIGVMVGMCIFTGVTVGLQGFSSLNQINISAMTGFLTAYFNTREIAPLVAGLALSATVGSGFTAQLGAMRISEEIDALEVMAVRSMPFLVTSRIVAGFVAIIPLYTIGLLISYVGSRITTVMFFGQSGGTYDHYFTLFLPPGDVLWSFGKVLVFAVGVILTHCFYGYRASGGPAGVGIAVGRAVRTSIVLISVLDLFLSLAIWGASTTVQVSG from the coding sequence GTGACGTCCATTTCCGAACGCGCGAAGGCGGGCCTGAAACGGCCTGGCAACACCCTGTTCAACCTCGGCGACCAGCTCCTGTTCTACGTGCGGGCGCTCGCCGCCGTCCCGTTGACGGTGCGGCGCTACTTCCGCGAAGTGGTGCGGCTGCTCGCCGAGGTGACCTTCGGCAGCGGCGCGCTCGCGGTCATCGGCGGCACCATCGGCGTGATGGTCGGGATGTGCATCTTCACCGGTGTCACGGTGGGGCTGCAGGGATTCAGCTCGCTGAACCAGATCAACATCTCGGCGATGACCGGGTTCCTCACCGCGTACTTCAACACGCGCGAGATCGCGCCGCTGGTCGCGGGGCTCGCGTTGTCCGCGACGGTCGGGTCCGGGTTCACCGCGCAGCTCGGCGCGATGCGGATCTCCGAGGAGATCGACGCGCTCGAGGTGATGGCGGTGCGCAGCATGCCGTTCCTGGTCACCTCGCGCATCGTGGCCGGGTTCGTCGCGATCATCCCGCTGTACACGATCGGCCTGCTGATCTCCTACGTCGGCTCCCGCATCACGACGGTGATGTTCTTCGGCCAGTCCGGTGGCACCTACGACCACTACTTCACGTTGTTCCTGCCACCGGGCGACGTGCTGTGGTCGTTCGGGAAGGTGCTCGTGTTCGCGGTCGGCGTCATCCTGACGCACTGCTTCTACGGCTACCGCGCCAGCGGCGGGCCCGCGGGCGTCGGCATCGCGGTCGGCCGCGCGGTGCGGACCTCGATCGTGCTGATCAGCGTGCTCGATTTGTTCCTCAGCCTCGCCATTTGGGGCGCTTCTACGACGGTGCAGGTGTCGGGATGA
- a CDS encoding MCE family protein, with the protein MSERIPKRVPTQIAGVVFLVILALMLLLSVAIYDKTFVTVATVKLETDRVGNQLEQGSEVKVRGVPFGEVRAIRPTSSGAEIEMAMDPAKIGQLPDNVSARLLPKTAFGQRYINLVLPDKPHGTLASGKVISQDKSSNAIELEKVLGDLLPLLRAVQPQKLNSSLGAISQALDGKGKPLGESIVRFNDLLNQFNPLMPQFKADISRLADVSDTYNSAAPDILRALTDLTTTGRTLVDRKADLQALFASTTTASNDLNAFLQKNSGNLIGLSESSRPTLELLARYSPEFPCLFDSVNRLKPLVEKALGVGTGEPGLHVNVSVMPARGKYVPGRDDPRYTANAGPQCYAPGAGPGQGRPVAAKTMSTRAATDDLGVANSPAERRTVAELMGAAQGISPAEVPDWSSVLVGPLFRGAEVTLK; encoded by the coding sequence ATGAGCGAGCGGATTCCCAAGCGCGTTCCGACGCAGATCGCCGGTGTGGTCTTCCTGGTGATCCTCGCGCTGATGCTGCTGCTGTCGGTCGCCATCTACGACAAGACGTTCGTCACCGTGGCCACCGTGAAGCTGGAGACCGACCGCGTCGGCAACCAGCTCGAACAGGGCTCCGAGGTCAAGGTCCGCGGCGTCCCGTTCGGCGAGGTGCGCGCGATCCGGCCCACTTCCTCCGGGGCCGAGATCGAGATGGCGATGGACCCGGCGAAGATCGGGCAGCTGCCGGACAACGTTTCGGCGCGGCTGCTGCCGAAGACCGCGTTCGGGCAGCGCTACATCAACCTGGTGCTGCCGGACAAGCCGCACGGCACGCTCGCCTCGGGCAAGGTGATCTCGCAGGACAAGTCGTCGAACGCGATCGAGCTGGAGAAGGTGCTCGGTGATCTGCTCCCGCTGCTGCGCGCGGTGCAGCCGCAGAAGCTCAACAGCTCGCTCGGCGCGATTTCCCAGGCGCTCGACGGCAAGGGCAAACCGCTCGGCGAGAGCATCGTCCGGTTCAACGACCTGCTCAACCAGTTCAACCCGCTGATGCCGCAGTTCAAGGCGGACATCAGCAGGCTGGCCGACGTGTCGGACACCTACAACAGCGCGGCGCCGGACATCCTGCGCGCGCTGACCGATCTGACCACGACCGGGCGCACGCTGGTGGACCGGAAGGCGGACCTGCAGGCGTTGTTCGCCAGCACCACCACGGCTTCCAACGACCTCAACGCGTTCCTGCAGAAGAACTCGGGCAACCTCATCGGGTTGTCGGAGTCGAGCAGGCCGACGCTGGAGCTGCTGGCGCGCTACTCCCCGGAGTTCCCGTGCCTGTTCGACTCGGTGAACCGGTTGAAACCGTTGGTGGAGAAGGCACTCGGTGTGGGCACCGGTGAACCGGGCTTGCACGTCAACGTGTCCGTGATGCCCGCGCGCGGCAAGTACGTCCCCGGCCGCGACGACCCGAGGTACACCGCGAACGCCGGGCCGCAGTGCTACGCGCCGGGCGCCGGGCCTGGCCAGGGCCGTCCCGTGGCGGCGAAGACGATGTCGACCCGAGCCGCGACCGACGACCTCGGCGTGGCGAACTCGCCGGCGGAACGGCGGACGGTCGCGGAGCTGATGGGGGCCGCGCAGGGCATCAGCCCGGCGGAGGTCCCGGACTGGAGCAGCGTCCTGGTCGGGCCCCTGTTCCGCGGTGCGGAGGTGACCTTGAAATGA
- a CDS encoding MCE family protein has protein sequence MKGLIGPLTKGAIFLVITGLATLALGITIANVGVSDTQPYAARFEDATSLNPGDEVRMAGVRIGQVDEVDVVDKRYAEVHFSVDSKRKLSAESIVAIRYRNLIGQRYLSIDQGDKPSTQSMAPGTTVPLERTKPALDLTALFNGFKPLFQALSPNDVNQLSFEVVQVLQGEGTTVNGFLKHTASLTSTLANKDQVIGQVLGNLNTVLDTINAKGDQLAQLVDTTEQLVKGLAADAKPIGEAIGGLGELSSTTADLLKDGRQPLKDGITALGDLSKNLADNTPIFQKFLDNLPGKMNAIGKLGSYGSWLNFYLCAAKSDAPPAPGGPPVGVPLTQPRCR, from the coding sequence ATGAAGGGACTGATCGGCCCGCTCACCAAGGGCGCCATCTTCCTCGTCATCACCGGGCTCGCCACGCTGGCGCTCGGCATCACCATCGCCAACGTGGGGGTGAGCGACACGCAGCCGTACGCGGCCCGCTTCGAGGACGCCACCTCGTTGAACCCCGGTGACGAGGTCCGCATGGCCGGTGTCCGGATCGGACAGGTCGACGAGGTCGACGTCGTCGACAAGCGGTACGCCGAGGTGCACTTTTCGGTGGACTCCAAGCGAAAGCTCTCCGCCGAGTCCATTGTGGCCATTCGGTACCGCAACCTCATCGGGCAGCGCTACCTCTCGATCGACCAGGGCGACAAGCCGAGCACGCAGAGCATGGCACCGGGCACGACCGTCCCGTTGGAACGGACGAAGCCCGCGCTCGACCTGACCGCGTTGTTCAACGGGTTCAAGCCGCTCTTCCAGGCGCTCTCCCCGAACGACGTGAACCAGCTTTCGTTCGAAGTGGTGCAGGTGCTGCAGGGCGAGGGCACCACGGTCAACGGGTTCCTCAAGCACACCGCCTCGCTCACTTCGACACTGGCGAACAAGGACCAGGTGATCGGCCAGGTGCTCGGGAACCTCAACACGGTGCTCGACACGATCAACGCCAAGGGTGATCAGCTCGCGCAGCTCGTCGACACCACCGAGCAGCTCGTGAAGGGGCTCGCCGCGGACGCGAAACCGATCGGGGAGGCCATCGGCGGGCTCGGCGAGCTGAGCAGCACCACCGCGGACCTGCTCAAGGACGGCCGCCAGCCGCTCAAGGACGGCATCACCGCGCTCGGCGACCTGTCGAAGAACCTCGCCGACAACACCCCGATCTTCCAGAAGTTCCTGGACAACCTGCCGGGGAAGATGAACGCGATCGGCAAGCTCGGCTCGTACGGCTCGTGGCTCAACTTCTACCTGTGCGCCGCCAAGTCCGACGCGCCGCCCGCCCCGGGTGGCCCGCCGGTCGGCGTGCCGCTGACCCAGCCGAGGTGCCGATGA
- a CDS encoding MCE family protein has translation MKNPLRDLKPFKERDPILVGAVTALIMVLIGSATFFADDLPIIGGGTEYAAEFSEAAGLKTRDEVRVAGVKVGEISAVDLKGDHVEVRFKVKGVWLGDRTSAAIKIKTLLGQKNLLLDPRGGNEMDPSTPIPKDRTTSPYDVTEVFNDLANTAGSIDTVKLAQSFRTLSETMGASAPQDVRAALDGMSALSKTLASRDDELTKLFDGTSKVSKLLGDRSAQVESLINNGNVLLTELNARKDAIAKLFGGTKALGQQLRGLVADNEKTLGPALDQLDRVGAVLQRNQDKLTESLRLAGPYYRLLGNAVGNGRWIDTYICGLVQAGGDCAPKGGS, from the coding sequence ATGAAGAACCCGTTGCGAGACCTCAAGCCGTTCAAGGAGCGGGACCCGATCCTCGTCGGCGCGGTGACCGCGCTGATCATGGTGCTGATCGGCTCGGCGACGTTCTTCGCCGACGACCTGCCGATCATCGGCGGGGGCACCGAGTACGCCGCCGAGTTCAGCGAAGCCGCCGGGCTCAAGACGAGGGACGAGGTCCGCGTCGCGGGCGTGAAGGTCGGCGAGATCTCGGCAGTCGACCTCAAGGGCGACCACGTCGAGGTGCGGTTCAAGGTGAAGGGCGTCTGGCTCGGCGACCGCACCAGCGCCGCGATCAAGATCAAGACGTTGCTCGGCCAGAAGAACCTGCTGCTCGATCCGCGCGGTGGCAACGAAATGGATCCGTCCACGCCCATTCCGAAGGATCGGACGACCTCGCCGTACGACGTCACCGAGGTGTTCAACGACCTGGCGAACACGGCGGGCTCGATCGACACCGTGAAGCTGGCGCAGAGCTTCCGCACGCTCTCGGAAACCATGGGAGCGTCGGCGCCGCAGGACGTCCGCGCGGCGCTGGACGGCATGTCCGCGCTGTCCAAGACGCTCGCCTCGCGCGACGACGAGCTGACCAAGCTGTTCGACGGCACCAGCAAGGTGAGCAAGCTCCTCGGCGACCGCAGCGCGCAGGTGGAATCGCTGATCAACAACGGGAACGTGCTGCTGACCGAGCTGAACGCGCGCAAGGACGCCATCGCGAAGCTGTTCGGCGGCACGAAGGCGCTCGGCCAGCAGCTGCGCGGACTGGTGGCGGACAACGAAAAGACGCTCGGGCCCGCGCTCGACCAGCTCGACCGGGTGGGCGCCGTGCTGCAGCGCAACCAGGACAAGCTCACCGAGAGCCTGCGGCTCGCCGGGCCGTACTACCGGCTGCTCGGCAACGCGGTCGGCAACGGCAGGTGGATCGACACCTACATCTGCGGGCTGGTGCAGGCCGGTGGCGACTGCGCGCCGAAGGGAGGCAGCTGA
- a CDS encoding MCE family protein: protein MATTMVLEDMGVHKRRRQLLRWISAGVLAALLASAVWAFIAITPDRKVVAYFSAAVGIYPASDVRVLGVAVGSVDSVEPSGKQVKVTLDLRGDVKLPSNVSAVVVTPSLVADRYVQLSPVYTGGAEFGEGAEIPVQRTATPVEIDQLMKSLNDLTTALGPKGANADGAVSELLNQGAKTLDGNGKAAGEAIRQLGDFARTLSGSKDQLFSTVDNLSKFTAMLAANDDQVNKAGQQLTSITKVLADQRDEFSGALTELTQALGTVKGFINDNRDKIKSNVDKLAEITKTLSAQKASLAEALDAAPNTLTNLLEAYNPATKTLDGRANLNEFRGLPTQSGGASAQSFCPGGCAPGARSDGLVTAKADRTDLPALPLPPFGDVYATPEKTGGR from the coding sequence ATGGCGACGACGATGGTGCTCGAGGACATGGGTGTCCACAAGCGACGGAGGCAGCTGCTGCGCTGGATCTCCGCCGGTGTGCTGGCCGCGTTGCTGGCGAGTGCGGTATGGGCGTTCATCGCGATCACGCCGGACCGGAAGGTGGTGGCGTACTTCTCCGCCGCGGTGGGCATCTACCCCGCCTCCGACGTGCGCGTGCTCGGGGTGGCGGTCGGCTCGGTCGATTCGGTCGAGCCGAGCGGCAAGCAGGTGAAGGTGACGCTGGACCTGCGCGGTGACGTCAAGCTGCCCTCGAACGTTTCGGCGGTGGTGGTGACGCCGAGCCTGGTGGCGGACCGGTACGTGCAGCTCTCCCCGGTCTACACCGGCGGTGCCGAGTTCGGCGAGGGTGCCGAGATCCCGGTGCAGCGCACCGCGACCCCGGTGGAGATCGACCAGCTCATGAAGAGCCTCAACGACCTGACGACCGCGCTCGGGCCGAAGGGCGCGAACGCGGACGGCGCGGTCAGCGAGCTGCTGAACCAGGGCGCGAAAACCCTTGACGGCAACGGGAAAGCGGCGGGCGAGGCGATCCGCCAGCTCGGTGACTTCGCGCGCACGCTCAGCGGGTCGAAGGACCAGCTCTTCTCCACAGTGGACAACCTGTCGAAGTTCACCGCGATGCTCGCCGCCAACGATGACCAGGTGAACAAGGCGGGCCAGCAGCTCACCTCGATCACCAAGGTGCTCGCGGACCAGCGCGACGAGTTCTCCGGCGCGCTGACCGAGCTGACCCAGGCGCTGGGCACGGTCAAGGGGTTCATCAACGACAACCGCGACAAGATCAAGTCCAATGTGGACAAGCTGGCCGAGATCACGAAGACGTTGTCGGCGCAGAAGGCTTCGCTGGCCGAAGCGCTCGACGCCGCGCCGAACACGCTGACGAACCTGCTGGAGGCCTACAACCCAGCCACGAAGACGCTCGACGGCAGGGCCAACCTCAACGAGTTCCGCGGGTTGCCGACGCAGTCCGGAGGCGCCTCGGCGCAGTCGTTCTGCCCTGGCGGATGCGCGCCGGGCGCGCGGTCGGACGGGCTCGTCACCGCGAAAGCGGATCGCACCGACCTGCCCGCGCTGCCGTTGCCGCCGTTCGGCGACGTGTACGCGACGCCGGAGAAGACAGGAGGCCGGTGA
- a CDS encoding MCE family protein, producing the protein MGERTKTRIVAVVLLGALTAGCGGSGADSVYDLPLPGGASLGDHPFTVKASFPNVLDLVPQSGVKVNDVAVGRVEHVELAADGRSAEVTLRINGDVKLPANAIARLRQSSILGEKFVELAPPEVQSPAGALRDGAVIPLADSTMAPEIEEVFGALSLLLNGGGVAQIQNITRQLNDALGGKENAARSLIGNLNTFVGGLDEHKAEITRALDSVNRLSATLSQHKDEISTTLSDLTPGIKVVSDQREALVGMLKSLASLTNVAVDTVHKSKDDLVADLRAMEPILRQLANSGAALPKAMEMLMTFPFPDSALNTIKGDYLNTFLNYDAKTRKALAEALAGGH; encoded by the coding sequence ATGGGCGAGCGCACGAAGACCAGGATCGTGGCGGTGGTACTCCTCGGCGCGCTGACCGCGGGATGCGGTGGCAGCGGCGCGGACAGCGTCTACGACCTCCCGCTGCCGGGCGGCGCTTCGCTCGGCGACCACCCGTTCACCGTCAAGGCGAGCTTCCCGAACGTGCTCGACCTGGTGCCGCAGTCCGGGGTCAAGGTCAACGACGTCGCGGTCGGCAGGGTCGAGCACGTCGAACTCGCCGCGGACGGCCGCAGCGCGGAGGTGACGCTGCGGATCAACGGCGACGTCAAACTGCCCGCGAACGCGATCGCGCGGCTGCGGCAGTCGAGCATCCTCGGCGAGAAGTTCGTCGAGCTGGCCCCGCCCGAGGTGCAGTCCCCGGCCGGTGCGCTGCGCGACGGCGCGGTGATCCCGCTCGCGGACTCCACCATGGCACCGGAGATCGAAGAGGTCTTCGGCGCGCTTTCGCTGCTGCTCAACGGCGGCGGCGTCGCCCAGATCCAGAACATCACCCGCCAGCTCAACGACGCGTTGGGCGGTAAGGAAAACGCGGCGCGCTCGCTGATCGGCAACCTGAACACCTTCGTCGGCGGGCTCGACGAGCACAAGGCGGAGATCACGCGCGCGCTGGACAGCGTGAACCGGCTGTCGGCGACGCTGAGCCAGCACAAGGACGAAATCTCGACGACCCTGTCCGATCTGACGCCGGGGATCAAGGTCGTTTCCGATCAGCGCGAGGCACTGGTCGGGATGCTGAAGTCGTTGGCGTCGCTGACGAACGTCGCGGTCGACACGGTGCACAAGAGCAAGGACGACCTCGTCGCCGATCTCCGCGCGATGGAGCCGATCCTGCGCCAGCTCGCGAACTCCGGCGCCGCGCTGCCGAAGGCGATGGAGATGCTGATGACCTTCCCGTTCCCGGATTCCGCGCTGAACACGATCAAGGGCGACTACCTCAACACGTTCCTCAACTACGACGCGAAAACCAGAAAGGCGCTCGCCGAGGCGCTGGCGGGGGGCCACTGA
- a CDS encoding MCE family protein, whose translation MLTKLVRGQVVVFVVVAVLGVAYVGARYAGLDRLVFNTGYTVVAKFSTGGGVFTNSEVTYRGVAIGRVGDLRLTADGMEADLHIDSGTAEVPADTEAVVADRSVVGEQYVDLRPRTDRGPSLQDGSVITQKNTSIPLPVDVVLSSLSSLADSVPKEALRTVVDELYDATSGAGPNLQTLVDKGIEFIKTATDHIPQSTSLVTSSQTVLDTQLRMSDEIKSFGSNAKLLAETLKKSDGDLRGLLPAVPAAMSQVSDLLHESGTGLGLTLANLLTTFDVLEVRQKGLKQLLITAPQAVAAGSSVIGPDGARFGLALTFFDPPPCTAGYGGTQARGGLDTSPGAPLNTGARCTLPYGNPTGVRGSQHAPSPSGR comes from the coding sequence ATGCTGACGAAGCTCGTCCGGGGCCAGGTCGTGGTGTTCGTGGTGGTCGCCGTGCTCGGCGTTGCCTACGTCGGCGCGCGGTACGCCGGGCTCGACCGCTTGGTGTTCAACACCGGGTACACCGTGGTCGCCAAGTTCTCCACCGGCGGCGGGGTGTTCACCAACAGCGAGGTCACCTACCGCGGGGTGGCCATCGGCAGGGTCGGCGACCTGCGCCTGACCGCCGACGGCATGGAGGCCGACTTGCACATCGACTCCGGCACCGCCGAGGTGCCCGCGGACACCGAGGCCGTGGTGGCCGACCGCTCCGTCGTCGGCGAGCAGTACGTCGACCTCCGCCCGCGCACCGATCGCGGACCGTCCCTTCAGGACGGTTCGGTGATCACGCAGAAGAACACGTCGATCCCGCTGCCGGTGGACGTGGTGCTCTCCAGCCTGTCCTCGCTCGCCGACTCGGTGCCGAAGGAGGCGCTGCGCACCGTCGTCGACGAGCTGTACGACGCCACCTCCGGTGCGGGGCCGAACCTGCAGACCCTGGTGGACAAGGGGATCGAGTTCATCAAGACGGCGACCGACCACATCCCGCAGTCCACCAGCCTCGTCACCAGTTCGCAGACCGTGCTGGACACGCAGCTGCGCATGTCCGACGAGATCAAGTCCTTCGGCAGCAACGCGAAACTGCTCGCCGAGACGCTCAAGAAGTCCGACGGCGACCTCCGCGGCCTGCTGCCCGCGGTGCCCGCGGCGATGAGTCAGGTCAGCGATCTCCTGCACGAGTCGGGCACCGGCCTCGGCCTCACCCTGGCGAACCTGCTCACCACGTTCGACGTGCTGGAGGTGCGGCAGAAGGGGCTGAAGCAGCTGCTGATCACCGCGCCGCAGGCGGTCGCCGCCGGGTCCTCGGTGATCGGGCCGGACGGCGCGCGCTTCGGGCTCGCGCTCACCTTCTTCGACCCGCCGCCCTGCACCGCGGGCTACGGCGGAACCCAGGCGCGAGGCGGCCTCGACACCTCACCGGGGGCGCCGCTCAACACCGGCGCGCGCTGCACCCTGCCGTACGGGAACCCGACCGGCGTGCGCGGTTCGCAGCACGCGCCGTCGCCGAGCGGGCGCTGA